One region of Sulfuriroseicoccus oceanibius genomic DNA includes:
- a CDS encoding tautomerase family protein, whose amino-acid sequence MPYINLQITKGAGREQKKAIVEEFTASLVKHLGKKPEHIHIVIQEIEEEDWGYSGMLTDEFRKLRGAEG is encoded by the coding sequence ATGCCTTACATAAATTTGCAGATTACCAAAGGAGCGGGGCGGGAGCAGAAGAAGGCGATCGTGGAGGAGTTTACGGCATCCTTGGTGAAGCACCTCGGCAAGAAGCCGGAGCACATTCACATTGTGATCCAAGAGATTGAGGAGGAGGACTGGGGCTATTCCGGGATGCTGACAGATGAGTTTAGAAAGTTGAGGGGAGCGGAAGGATAG
- a CDS encoding PIG-L family deacetylase produces MRLLPLLALLATLPTLHAVTYSSGDVPRNIDASRANTITSRLTVPQGAGSILDVNVTLDITHSWVGDLTLTLIHPTGTRVTLSSRYGGSADNYTNTTFDQQAATSIASARPPFTGTFRPDGNLDNLNTLDASGTWTLEIYDGVSADGGSLNSWSIDLTSGDMDADDDGLPTTWETANGLDPNDDGSLNIDNGPDGDPDGDGLPNIEEYQQGHDPQTNDFGRAYSARPAKATLLVVCAHPDDEGIFFGGTLPYYTQTQNVPTICISMTSGDYSLAPTVREAEFRSACWEYGLRNHPLFPRFRDYWIDDGDINGTWDIWNDNVLGNGDEAAGKLKATEYVARQIRKFRPEVVITHDENGEYGHSNHKAASIATRDAFAMAADPTVDLDGLAPWQAKKLYIHRYNTNANAVSKLFHDHWESPSINGLTPRQVANNGLAYHATQGTQTVSTAYLTGETASPDFEAHASEEWGLHTTMVGPDPIAPDFTINGTLYSGYAKTDFLHNISIDRDSDLIPDAWESLYSGSNIAINPNEDTDGDTISNLDEFRLGTAPTTPSTNSIPITFAADGTSLSFNIPVANGTGYVGVTRKYQLESSSDLTSWSPVMQGVATGETVVYPVPSSHNRRFYRLILTVE; encoded by the coding sequence ATGCGCTTACTCCCACTGCTAGCCTTACTGGCAACGCTGCCCACACTCCACGCAGTGACCTACTCTTCCGGTGACGTACCTCGGAATATTGATGCCAGCAGGGCAAATACCATCACCAGCCGACTGACAGTCCCCCAAGGCGCCGGCAGCATTCTCGACGTCAATGTAACGCTCGATATCACACACTCGTGGGTCGGCGACCTCACGCTCACCTTGATCCACCCGACCGGCACAAGAGTCACACTCAGCAGTCGCTACGGAGGGTCAGCGGACAATTACACCAACACCACCTTCGACCAACAGGCAGCCACGAGCATCGCCTCGGCCAGACCTCCATTCACCGGCACATTCCGCCCCGACGGCAATCTCGACAATCTCAACACCCTCGATGCCTCGGGAACATGGACGCTTGAGATCTACGATGGTGTATCAGCTGACGGCGGCTCCCTCAATTCCTGGTCCATCGACCTCACCTCCGGAGACATGGATGCAGACGATGACGGACTCCCGACCACTTGGGAAACCGCTAACGGCCTCGACCCCAACGACGACGGATCCCTCAACATCGACAACGGCCCCGACGGCGATCCCGATGGAGACGGCCTGCCAAACATCGAAGAATACCAGCAGGGCCATGACCCACAAACCAACGACTTCGGCCGCGCCTACTCCGCCCGCCCCGCGAAAGCCACACTTTTGGTCGTTTGCGCCCACCCGGATGATGAAGGCATCTTCTTCGGCGGCACCCTCCCCTATTACACCCAAACCCAGAACGTCCCAACCATCTGCATTAGCATGACCAGCGGCGATTACTCTCTGGCACCTACCGTGCGTGAGGCTGAGTTCCGCTCGGCTTGCTGGGAGTACGGGCTTCGCAACCACCCGCTCTTTCCACGTTTCCGCGATTACTGGATCGACGACGGCGACATCAACGGCACGTGGGACATATGGAACGACAACGTACTCGGCAACGGCGACGAAGCCGCAGGCAAACTCAAAGCCACCGAGTACGTCGCACGCCAGATCCGCAAATTCCGCCCCGAGGTCGTCATCACGCACGACGAAAATGGCGAGTACGGCCACAGCAACCACAAAGCCGCGTCGATCGCCACCCGCGATGCCTTCGCCATGGCGGCCGATCCCACCGTCGATCTCGATGGACTCGCCCCCTGGCAAGCCAAGAAGCTCTACATCCACCGCTACAACACCAACGCCAATGCGGTCTCGAAACTCTTCCACGACCACTGGGAATCCCCGTCGATCAACGGTCTGACACCCCGCCAAGTCGCTAACAACGGACTCGCCTACCACGCCACCCAGGGAACACAAACCGTTTCCACTGCCTACCTCACGGGAGAAACCGCAAGCCCCGACTTCGAAGCCCACGCCTCAGAAGAATGGGGACTCCACACCACCATGGTCGGCCCGGACCCCATCGCCCCTGACTTCACCATCAATGGAACCCTCTACTCCGGCTACGCCAAGACCGACTTCCTTCATAACATCAGCATCGACCGTGACTCCGACCTGATCCCAGACGCGTGGGAATCCCTCTACAGCGGGTCCAACATCGCAATAAACCCCAACGAAGACACCGACGGCGATACCATTTCCAACCTCGATGAGTTCCGCCTCGGCACAGCCCCCACCACTCCAAGCACCAATTCCATCCCAATCACATTCGCTGCCGACGGCACTTCACTCAGCTTCAATATTCCCGTAGCTAATGGGACAGGATACGTTGGCGTTACACGTAAGTACCAACTCGAGTCCTCCTCAGACCTCACAAGTTGGTCGCCAGTAATGCAGGGCGTCGCCACCGGCGAAACCGTCGTGTACCCGGTACCGTCCTCGCACAACCGACGATTCTACCGACTGATCCTCACCGTCGAATAA
- a CDS encoding acyltransferase family protein — MPEPESATAAADQPAATAQASKPTRLKSLDALRGFDMLWIIGLDLLFRTLAGMTESPALVWLGKQVHHVPWDGLRLYDLIFPTFVFISGVAIPYALRGKLDNGASKLKLTLHTLKRVVILIVLGMVYNGMLQFNWESLRVASVLGLIGISYGIAALVYLAGRSYWWRISTALTILLGVAALQLFYPVPDHGPGLLTREAIFNSWVDQHLLPGQLYFGFHDPEGLVCILSAGFLALLGCLAGELLHHRKSPQFRSVIQFTAAGATLLFLGWLCWDNGYPPIKSAWTSSFNLLAGGIALLLLAFFHLTIDFTPRINWSFPLQVIGMNPLTIYILYHILPFDHVSWFFFGGTAKLCGEWEKVVLIVGMLVVQWLLLLLFFRKHIFLRV, encoded by the coding sequence ATGCCCGAGCCCGAATCCGCTACTGCCGCAGCCGACCAACCCGCCGCCACTGCTCAGGCATCCAAGCCCACCCGCCTCAAGTCCCTCGATGCCCTGCGTGGGTTCGACATGCTCTGGATCATTGGTCTGGATTTGCTCTTCCGGACGCTCGCCGGCATGACCGAAAGCCCTGCTCTCGTCTGGCTCGGCAAGCAAGTGCATCACGTCCCGTGGGACGGCTTGCGCCTCTACGACCTCATCTTCCCGACCTTCGTCTTCATCTCAGGCGTCGCGATCCCGTACGCACTGCGCGGCAAGCTCGACAACGGCGCCTCCAAGCTCAAGCTCACACTCCACACACTCAAACGCGTCGTTATCCTGATCGTTCTCGGCATGGTTTACAACGGCATGCTGCAGTTCAACTGGGAAAGCCTGAGGGTTGCCAGCGTGCTCGGGCTCATCGGGATCAGCTACGGCATCGCCGCACTCGTCTACCTCGCAGGACGGAGCTACTGGTGGCGCATCAGCACCGCACTCACCATCCTTCTCGGCGTGGCGGCATTGCAGCTCTTCTACCCGGTTCCCGATCACGGACCCGGCCTCCTCACCCGTGAAGCCATTTTCAACTCATGGGTAGACCAACACCTGCTACCAGGTCAGCTCTACTTTGGATTCCACGACCCGGAGGGCCTCGTCTGCATCCTCTCAGCTGGGTTCCTCGCTCTCCTTGGATGCCTCGCCGGTGAACTACTTCACCACCGCAAGTCACCGCAGTTCCGCTCAGTCATTCAATTTACCGCCGCGGGTGCCACCCTCCTGTTTCTCGGCTGGCTCTGTTGGGACAACGGCTACCCACCGATCAAAAGCGCCTGGACTAGTTCGTTCAACCTCCTCGCCGGAGGCATCGCATTGCTCCTACTCGCATTCTTCCACCTGACGATCGACTTCACTCCCCGCATCAATTGGAGCTTCCCGCTTCAGGTCATCGGCATGAACCCGCTGACGATCTACATTCTCTATCATATCCTTCCCTTCGACCACGTCTCCTGGTTCTTCTTCGGCGGCACCGCCAAGCTCTGCGGAGAGTGGGAGAAAGTCGTCCTCATCGTAGGAATGCTCGTCGTCCAGTGGCTGCTCCTTCTTCTCTTCTTCCGCAAACACATCTTCCTGCGCGTTTGA